One segment of Rhodothermus bifroesti DNA contains the following:
- a CDS encoding CRISPR-associated protein Csx11 — protein MSTFDPAEKLRQHRPVLLACEAIGWLHMAGKARMEFLRYHGGDNVQYDDLKWHDAEQPPFPWDALLGWVKTFSGSTIPNNAWPSSIKEFTEKHRDRNPGVLGLLQAGHGMASGIEKNLPTKTSEYLGQSLPHLWLSSPFGHPKRNLFADPPDILRPRGWQQLVAEMHRVLSNLAAQQAGDVVHWRQWRDQAIGPGSYIREAFLSTLAETRLPNNDVTLWDQSYVAAALFKSAVAGGILQASSFPWKDDAIKQKTRWRLLTVAIGADHYEARAVKIGDWTGAQATLDEFFTQVAQLVEVDLAVGTLLYRDSSVAVFSFPGERFDESVPASWLNGWEQYLQQEVDRIAEALHLETPPLVRMSAPTRSLVPMVQERREAVKVLSIPVHRSWNICHRVPQESQGHICPVCRVRLNGDSTNKGRPCKVCRERRAHRLNDWLHGRTAYDTIWFEEVADANNRIALLTLSLDVEPWLSGERVDSLRAQAIPEWSRYNPVLFEFWQRDENKRRQEINPVRPFDLMNKLVEEIRKRFYEDADRLKFREDDLLLANLQEGYRHVRRANPKNKSESDPEYEERLYKIFFRDIVEDRSDALNWDSLNDDERAAWLTHQLFRKLPSPGRVYRFWREAQEFFEELLGEFRQIAARSANPWRVRRLLIMPDQNKSDRGWEGGVLYDGRWRDVQFSLVYVQALNGFVTASNLARLLKPEEHGSVLRGQTALVEEEDTFGRAKTLVIGAVQEIPPPYSHLGVYHPVIPLDVSPLRFRVVVPMEAASECVDLALSLWKERFARVWDRLPLHVGVVAFERALSFQAVIEAARSLEDALTSQKEKPWAMTSKEAYGGVLTLQLRRQDSQMTVRMMPLRMPDGREDVFYPYLRVEDQQLRSPRDFRHPDGALYRYAADLQIGDGVFVAPARVATLFMDSAAARFEKIEPFYAEDWQKARALWQLLVRVAPSQTALQRFRSALNQLDQAWRQGPDQASADLWQATVHALLVEHLGAKGAALEELTEAAAKGLLQHVIQWHLTVLKETL, from the coding sequence ATGAGCACCTTTGATCCTGCCGAGAAACTGCGCCAGCATCGTCCGGTGCTTTTAGCCTGCGAGGCCATCGGCTGGCTGCACATGGCCGGCAAGGCGCGCATGGAGTTCCTGCGTTACCACGGCGGAGATAACGTCCAGTACGACGACCTCAAGTGGCATGACGCCGAGCAGCCGCCCTTTCCTTGGGACGCTCTCTTGGGCTGGGTCAAAACGTTTTCCGGCAGCACCATACCCAATAACGCTTGGCCAAGTTCGATCAAGGAATTCACCGAAAAGCACCGTGATCGGAATCCGGGCGTACTGGGCCTGCTCCAGGCCGGGCACGGGATGGCCTCGGGGATTGAGAAGAATCTGCCCACAAAGACTTCCGAGTACCTCGGCCAGTCCCTCCCCCACCTGTGGCTTTCTTCGCCCTTTGGCCACCCCAAGCGGAACCTCTTCGCCGATCCGCCCGACATCCTCCGTCCCCGCGGCTGGCAGCAGTTGGTGGCCGAGATGCACCGGGTGCTGAGCAATTTGGCGGCTCAGCAGGCTGGCGATGTGGTTCATTGGCGACAATGGCGCGACCAGGCCATTGGACCCGGTTCCTATATCCGGGAAGCCTTTCTCTCCACCCTTGCCGAAACCCGCTTGCCGAACAACGACGTGACGCTCTGGGACCAGTCCTACGTGGCCGCGGCGTTGTTCAAAAGCGCGGTGGCAGGAGGAATCCTGCAGGCCTCATCTTTCCCGTGGAAAGACGACGCCATCAAACAGAAAACCCGCTGGCGCTTGCTCACGGTGGCCATCGGTGCCGATCACTACGAGGCGCGGGCGGTGAAGATCGGCGACTGGACAGGGGCGCAAGCGACGCTCGACGAGTTCTTCACGCAAGTCGCGCAATTGGTTGAGGTTGACCTCGCCGTGGGAACGCTGCTCTACCGCGACAGCAGCGTGGCGGTGTTTTCGTTCCCAGGCGAGCGGTTTGATGAGAGCGTGCCTGCTTCATGGCTCAACGGATGGGAGCAGTATCTGCAACAAGAGGTTGATCGCATTGCTGAGGCTCTCCATCTCGAAACCCCGCCGCTGGTGCGCATGAGCGCACCCACCCGGTCGCTGGTGCCGATGGTCCAGGAACGGAGGGAAGCGGTCAAGGTGTTGAGTATCCCGGTTCATCGTTCGTGGAACATATGCCACCGTGTTCCCCAAGAAAGTCAGGGGCATATTTGCCCAGTTTGCCGGGTGCGGCTCAATGGAGATTCCACTAACAAAGGCAGGCCCTGCAAGGTGTGTCGTGAGCGGCGTGCCCATCGCCTCAATGACTGGCTGCACGGACGAACGGCTTACGACACCATCTGGTTCGAGGAAGTGGCCGACGCCAATAACCGCATCGCATTGCTCACCCTTTCCCTTGACGTGGAGCCGTGGCTCAGCGGCGAGCGGGTGGATAGCCTGCGGGCGCAGGCGATACCGGAGTGGAGTCGGTATAACCCAGTGCTCTTCGAATTCTGGCAGCGCGACGAAAACAAAAGGCGCCAGGAGATCAACCCAGTTCGGCCCTTTGATCTCATGAACAAATTGGTAGAGGAAATCAGAAAGCGATTTTATGAAGATGCCGACCGACTTAAGTTTCGAGAAGACGATCTTCTCCTGGCCAACTTACAGGAAGGATATCGACACGTCAGAAGGGCGAATCCGAAGAATAAGTCCGAATCCGATCCTGAGTATGAGGAACGTCTCTATAAAATCTTTTTCCGGGACATCGTCGAGGATCGCTCCGACGCCCTGAATTGGGATTCGCTGAACGACGATGAGCGCGCCGCATGGCTCACGCACCAGCTCTTCCGCAAACTTCCCTCCCCTGGCCGGGTGTATCGCTTCTGGCGGGAAGCCCAGGAGTTCTTTGAAGAACTGCTCGGGGAGTTTCGCCAAATCGCAGCCCGCAGCGCCAACCCGTGGCGGGTGCGCCGGTTGCTCATTATGCCAGACCAGAACAAAAGCGATAGAGGCTGGGAAGGCGGCGTGCTCTATGATGGGCGCTGGCGCGATGTGCAGTTCAGCCTCGTCTACGTGCAGGCGCTCAACGGCTTCGTCACGGCCTCGAACCTGGCCCGGCTGCTCAAGCCGGAGGAGCACGGTTCTGTCCTCAGAGGCCAAACGGCCCTTGTGGAGGAAGAGGATACCTTCGGAAGGGCAAAGACGCTGGTGATCGGTGCAGTCCAAGAGATTCCTCCCCCTTACTCCCATTTAGGCGTATATCACCCGGTGATTCCCTTAGACGTCTCTCCGCTGCGCTTCCGCGTGGTCGTGCCGATGGAAGCCGCTTCGGAATGCGTGGACCTGGCCCTGAGCCTTTGGAAGGAGCGATTCGCTCGGGTGTGGGACCGCCTGCCCCTGCATGTGGGTGTGGTGGCCTTTGAGCGCGCGTTGTCCTTCCAAGCCGTCATAGAGGCAGCCCGCAGTCTAGAAGATGCACTGACCAGCCAGAAGGAAAAGCCTTGGGCTATGACAAGCAAGGAAGCGTATGGCGGCGTGCTTACGCTGCAACTGCGCCGCCAAGACAGCCAAATGACGGTCCGTATGATGCCGCTCAGAATGCCAGACGGGCGGGAAGATGTATTCTACCCTTACCTGCGAGTAGAAGACCAGCAGCTGCGTTCCCCCAGGGACTTCCGTCACCCTGATGGTGCCCTCTACCGATACGCCGCTGACTTGCAGATTGGAGACGGTGTCTTCGTGGCTCCCGCGCGGGTGGCCACGCTGTTTATGGACTCTGCGGCTGCGCGCTTTGAGAAGATTGAGCCTTTCTACGCTGAGGACTGGCAAAAAGCAAGGGCGCTCTGGCAGCTTCTGGTGCGCGTGGCGCCCAGCCAGACAGCCCTGCAGCGCTTCAGGAGTGCACTAAACCAACTGGACCAAGCGTGGCGTCAAGGACCGGACCAAGCATCCGCAGACCTCTGGCAAGCCACTGTGCATGCACTCTTGGTTGAGCACCTGGGGGCCAAAGGCGCGGCGCTGGAAGAACTTACGGAGGCCGCCGCCAAAGGCCTGCTCCAGCACGTCATCCAATGGCATCTGACGGTCTTGAAAGAGACCCTGTGA
- the cmr4 gene encoding type III-B CRISPR module RAMP protein Cmr4, whose protein sequence is MSSFKPFVQIGIALDPIHVGTGGARIGRVDLTIVREPATRLPKIPGSSLAGVYRTYVAMAETEAKPNRQVDGNTWPYYPHCAGLGQGGGTYLGHCGQPDCPVCTVFGFARGKDQAGGFAGLAAFSDAQVLLFPVPTRRGPYWVTCPMALRQIGLEVNGVKENAVYLGNAQHVAQQGQQPQQQAARPSPNKLNLGWLFLEVRRCQQFSKVTDKLRSLQVPDYILDRIALLTDQLFIHVVNSNLEVRTSVSINPETGAAEDKFLFSYEAMPRGTVLAWEIIAKNPKHFKVGGKDVEVTLDSGKMDDPDKVHQVVQKAHPYLEHLGIGGMGTRGMGRLRVLYANQHHVQSEKVSCGEERQAARAGQPEAQPKQEASHASAS, encoded by the coding sequence ATGAGCAGTTTCAAACCATTCGTTCAGATCGGGATCGCGCTCGACCCGATTCACGTCGGCACCGGCGGCGCGCGCATCGGTCGCGTGGACCTGACCATTGTGCGCGAGCCGGCCACCCGCCTGCCCAAAATTCCCGGCTCCAGCCTGGCCGGCGTGTATCGGACTTATGTGGCGATGGCCGAGACCGAGGCAAAACCCAACCGCCAAGTAGACGGAAATACCTGGCCTTACTACCCCCATTGTGCCGGGCTGGGCCAGGGCGGCGGTACTTACCTCGGGCATTGCGGTCAGCCAGACTGTCCGGTCTGCACCGTCTTTGGCTTTGCCCGCGGCAAAGACCAAGCGGGCGGCTTTGCCGGGCTGGCGGCCTTCAGCGACGCGCAGGTGCTGCTCTTTCCCGTGCCCACCCGGCGGGGGCCGTACTGGGTCACCTGCCCGATGGCGCTGCGGCAGATCGGGCTGGAGGTGAACGGTGTGAAAGAGAACGCGGTGTATTTGGGGAACGCGCAGCACGTGGCGCAACAGGGGCAGCAGCCTCAACAACAAGCAGCACGACCTTCACCCAACAAGCTGAATTTAGGCTGGCTATTTTTGGAGGTGCGGCGGTGCCAACAGTTCAGCAAAGTGACGGACAAGCTGAGATCCCTGCAGGTGCCCGACTACATTCTTGACCGCATCGCCCTTCTGACCGACCAGCTCTTCATCCATGTCGTCAACAGCAACCTCGAGGTGAGGACATCGGTCTCCATCAACCCCGAAACGGGCGCCGCCGAAGATAAATTCCTTTTCTCTTACGAAGCCATGCCGCGCGGCACAGTGCTGGCCTGGGAGATCATTGCCAAGAACCCCAAGCACTTTAAGGTGGGAGGTAAGGACGTGGAGGTAACCTTGGATAGCGGGAAGATGGACGATCCGGATAAGGTCCACCAAGTCGTCCAAAAGGCCCATCCGTACCTAGAGCATCTCGGCATCGGAGGCATGGGCACGCGCGGCATGGGGCGGTTGCGGGTTCTTTATGCCAACCAACACCATGTGCAGAGCGAAAAAGTGAGCTGTGGGGAAGAACGGCAAGCTGCCAGAGCCGGACAGCCTGAAGCGCAACCAAAGCAGGAGGCAAGCCATGCATCCGCAAGCTAA